In the Gossypium arboreum isolate Shixiya-1 chromosome 10, ASM2569848v2, whole genome shotgun sequence genome, one interval contains:
- the LOC108463290 gene encoding ras-related protein Rab2BV-like, whose amino-acid sequence MAYKVDHEYDYLFKIVLIGDSGVGKSNILSRFTRNEFCLESKSTIGVEFATRTLQVEGKTVKAQIWDTAGQERYRAITSAYYRGAVGALLVYDITKRQTFDNVLRWLRELRDHADSNIVIMMAGNKSDLNHLRAVSQEDAQGLAEREGLAFLETSALEAINIEKAFQTILLDIYQIISKKALAAQQAASSVPQGTTINVNSMSDSGTKGACCSS is encoded by the exons atggcATATAAAGTGGATCATGAATACGATTATCTATTTAAGATTGTATTGATCGGAGATTCAGGCGTCGGAAAATCTAACATTCTTTCGAGATTTACAAGAAACGAGTTTTGCTTGGAATCCAAATCTACCATCGGTGTTGAATTTGCAACAAGAACTCTTCAG GTAGAAGGGAAGACAGTTAAGGCACAAATATGGGACACAGCAGGCCAAGAACGGTACCGAGCCATTACAAGTGCTTACTATAGAGGTGCTGTTGGGGCACTTCTAGTTTACGACATAACCAAAAGGCAAACCTTCGACAATGTCCTAAGATGGTTACGTGAACTAAGAGACCATGCCGATTCGAACATCGTCATCATGATGGCCGGTAACAAATCCGATTTAAACCATCTCCGAGCTGTCTCACAAGAAGATGCTCAAGGCTTAGCTGAAAGAGAAGGGCTTGCATTCCTCGAGACATCAGCATTAGAAGCAATCAACATCGAGAAAGCATTTCAGACAATTTTGTTGGATATTTATCAAATTATAAGCAAAAAGGCATTGGCAGCACAACAAGCAGCTTCTAGTGTTCCTCAAGGGACAACTATTAATGTTAACAGTATGTCGGACAGTGGAACTAAAGGAGCTTGTTGTTCTTCTTAA